A region of Culicoides brevitarsis isolate CSIRO-B50_1 chromosome 1, AGI_CSIRO_Cbre_v1, whole genome shotgun sequence DNA encodes the following proteins:
- the LOC134837397 gene encoding myosin-2 heavy chain — translation MDIDLYDDLDVIPNKFEQEKKDLEQKYEKVRKDYDQVKRELDDLRSKYDAANKNETSLKTLKANFDSLLLTAQAEIDRLKRQIEIARKEKDDVVFRRTRPQARSVRESWTQTDFVRKVNYGVQTDVERQSERNRDRRELDRVKRLRSRSREKTSRSSSKHSGSENERKRARHDDQRRENARRDRRKSSERSKIREKEETRTVVTRKSTRLSEEKREKEVELKKSEIKEASKKAKRKSKTPRKESKKKVDPVEEELQILMSEPSSNDAAENKNSNFKLDTTQDLRKLLESKKGTQNATKINGSEDKKIIQESKETEKKVQTKEIIQTVEVKLPKKSPLELLWQERQVETVPDESQNTSELFGSLSSLSLSSKASEKCQKQFNDLYSDSESALSQQKSKENPLKTVSSGDLEDGEIVDDEKSNEKPKVVEQKVIVKEEKVVEKVDEKRKSPEKNISVAKTRKMDKKSVSKIVPGTVDDSACDLGEIIKKQTSLVQKTEAPKENSASKDVKNELETEKVAVTKVPETKEAKSASGRLIELSDLCENAAPLEKKSSSPTPLISQKSMESIIMSNQDLFNDQSNISLLIAADIFLQNENTMKSSEKLQEIPSTTSLQTTISKSPVVESTSESNFNGFSSQEMPKSPRNNSNDSLKENICTPVANQAHNVLHSHGATPKTMTKSEPKQLLTQLNNGPDSSVPTPDTSKDVTGELVINTTENTSKAEDSLNSSAKRRIIETKSTQYVVEETEEMVICTVTRKKRKKEKKEKKSKHKHKHKERTSFEEKM, via the coding sequence ACAAAAATACGAGAAGGTTCGCAAGGATTATGACCAAGTCAAGCGAGAACTTGATGATTTGCGGTCGAAATACGATGCcgcaaacaaaaatgaaacgtcactaaaaacattaaaagccAACTTTGATTCACTTTTATTGACGGCCCAAGCAGAAATCGATCGTCTGAAGCGGCAGATTGAGATTGCGAGGAAAGAAAAGGACGATGTTGTGTTTCGGAGAACGAGACCTCAAGCGAGAAGTGTCAGAGAATCGTGGACGCAAACAGATTTTGTGCGAAAAGTAAATTACGGCGTGCAGACCGACGTGGAAAGGCAAAGCGAACGGAACCGCGATAGAAGAGAACTTGATCGAGTGAAAAGATTGCGATCCCGAAGTCGTGAAAAGACGTCACGAAGCTCTTCGAAACATTCCGGCAGTGAAAATGAACGAAAACGGGCGCGTCATGACGACCAAAGACGAGAAAATGCACGTCGGGACAGAAGAAAATCGAGTGAAAGAAgcaaaattcgagaaaaagaagaaacaagaACAGTTGTGACACGAAAATCGACTCGATTGTCTGAAGAAAAGCGAGAAAAGGAAGTAGAACTCAAAAAATCCGAGATAAAAGAAGCTTCCAAGAAAGCAAAACGAAAATCAAAGACTCCGAGGAAggaatcaaagaaaaaagtagATCCCGTGGAGGAagaacttcaaattttaatgtctGAACCATCCTCAAATGACGCtgcggaaaataaaaattcgaatttcaaGCTGGATACGACCCAGGATTTGCGAAAATTGTTAGAATCGAAGAAAGGCACCCAAAAtgcgacaaaaattaatggttcggaagacaaaaaaattattcaagagaGCAAAGAGACTGAAAAGAAAGTTCAAACGAAGGAAATTATTCAAACAGTAGAAGTAAAACTGCCGAAAAAATCCCCCTTGGAGCTACTTTGGCAAGAACGCCAAGTCGAAACTGTTCCCGATGAGTCTCAAAACACTTCGGAGCTCTTTGGAAGTCTAAGTTCGCTCTCGTTATCGTCAAAAGCaagtgaaaaatgtcaaaaacaatTCAATGATTTGTATTCCGACTCTGAAAGTGCCCTGTCTCaacaaaaatcgaaagaaaatccattaaaaacagTTTCTAGTGGCGATTTGGAGGATGGAGAAATAGTGGACGATGAAAAATCAAACGAAAAACCGAAAGTTGTTGAACAAAAAGTCATCGTAAAAGAAGAGAAAGTTGTAGAAAAAGTTGACGAGAAGAGAAAAAGTCCAGAAAAGAACATTTCTGTggcaaaaacacgaaaaatggacaaaaaatcCGTTAGTAAAATTGTTCCGGGGACAGTTGATGACAGCGCGTGCGATTTAGGAGAAATTATAAAGAAACAAACATCACTCGTACAAAAAACTGAAGCGCCAAAAGAAAATTCCGCATCTAAAGACGTTAAAAATGAGTTAGAAACGGAAAAAGTTGCTGTCACAAAAGTGCCTGAAACGAAAGAAGCCAAATCCGCGAGTGGTCGCCTTATAGAATTGTCGGATTTGTGCGAAAATGCTGCTCCATTGGAGAAAAAGAGCTCATCTCCGACCCCATTGATCAGTCAAAAGAGCATGGAATCCATCATCATGTCGAATCAAGACCTCTTCAACGATCAATCGAACATTTCTTTGCTCATTGCGGCAGATATTTTCCTCCAAAACGAAAACACGATGAAAAGCAGTGAAAAACTTCAAGAAATCCCGAGTACCACAAGTCTTCAAACGACAATTTCCAAATCGCCTGTCGTCGAATCAACGTCCGAGTCGAATTTCAACGGATTTTCGTCGCAAGAAATGCCAAAGTCGCCGCGAAATAACAGCAACGACAGTCTGAAGGAGAATATTTGCACGCCAGTCGCGAATCAGGCGCACAATGTGTTGCACAGTCACGGCGCAACGCCAAAAACGATGACAAAAAGTGAGCCAAAGCAACTGCTGACGCAACTGAATAACGGTCCGGACTCGTCGGTGCCGACGCCAGACACTTCGAAAGATGTCACGGGCGAGTTGGTGATAAATACGACAGAAAATACGAGCAAAGCTGAAGATTCGCTGAATTCCAGTGCCAAACGACGAATAATTGAGACAAAGTCGACGCAGTATGTCGTGGAAGAGACTGAAGAAATGGTCATTTGTACCGTGACAaggaagaaacgaaaaaaggagaagaaagagaaaaagagtAAACACAAACATAAGCATAAGGAAAGGACGAGTTTCGAGGAAAAGATGTGA